The DNA sequence GCCGGGCCGACGCTACCGACGGGCGCAACGCGATGTAAAGCAAAACCAGCCCCCTTGCCTCCCGGTCGATATCCCCCACTATATAGGGAGCCATCTCCCACCAACGCTTTCTGGCTTTCTGAATGACTGGAGTATCCGATGACCACCATCCTCTTTGGCAGCGACCTCTCCGAACACGCGATCCCCGCCGCCCGCTGGGCGGCTCGCCTGGCTCGCCTTCACCAACAAGACGGTCGCCCGGTGCGCCTGATGGGAGTGCACGCGATCAGCCCCGAAGAACTCTCGCTTCTGCGGGTGGCCTCGGGAAACGCCGATAAAGATGCTCCAGCTCAGCTCCAGGACGAGTTTCGGCAGTGGCTGGAGCCCATCGACACTCAGGGAATCGAGGTGGAGGTCAACATCCAGATCGGCTCTCCCTCGGGCGCGCTGGTCCACGCCGCGCAGCTCTACCAGGCCGATTGGCTGGTGGTCGGCGTCTCGGGCCGCGGCCAGCTCTCCCGGCTAATTCTGGGCTCCACCGCCGAGCGCCTGGCCCACCGCCCCCCCTGTGCGCTGGCGCTGGTACACCCCGACGGATTTGCCTGGGAGGGCGATGTGCGCGCGCTGGCCCCCACCGACTTCAGCGCCTCGGCCACCGGCGCCGTGGAGCTGGCCGCCGACATGGTGCGCCGCCAGGGCGGCGCGCTCACCCTGTTAAACGTCGTGGAGCTGCCGCGGTCCACCCCTTCCCTGGTCGAGCCAGCGGCCTACCCGGCCGCTCTGGTGGCCCACCTCGAAGAAACCCAGTCCAGCGCCCAGGCCCAGCTCGACCGCCTTGCCGAAGAGCTCGACCTCGGCACCCAACTCACCACCGAAGTCCGCCCCGGCTACCCCTCCCACGAGGTGCTGGCCGCGGCCGAGGAACACACCGCCAACCTGCTCTTTCTCGGATGCACCGGGCGCTCCCGGGTGGCCGAGTGGTTCTTAGGCGGGGTGGCCCGCGGCGTGGTACGCCACGCCCCCACCACCATCGTGCTCTACCCGGCGGTCGAAGCCGAAGACTGAGCATCTGCCTTGCTGGCCCGGGGGGGCCTCAGTAGAGTGGCCGGCCGCGACGCCCGCTCCACAGGCCCCCCACTTCGGCAACCATGCTCACTGCTTCCGCTCAGACGCCCTCCCTCGATCAACCTCCCCGCTGGGACCTCCCCTCCGGCCCGCTCTGGCTCCTCGACGCCCCCGGAGAAGCCCCCCCAGCCCTCGTATGGCGCCACCCGTGGAGCGGCGGCCTACTGAAGGTCGGCATGGCCCTGCGCCACGCCGCCTCCACCCATCATCCCCAACTGGCCGCGCCGCAGCGCTGGTGGAAGCAAGACGACTTCCTCTACCTGAGCGCCCCCTACCCCGGCGGCGAGCCCCTGGCCGCCCTCGGCCAAGATCGCCTGACCTTTGGGGCGGCCGTGGATGCGCTCACGCCGATGGCCCTGGCGCTGAAGTCCGCCCACCGACGCGGCACCTTTCACGGCGCGCTCTCCCCGGCCCGCGTCTTCTTCGACCCGGCCACCTCGCGCCTCAGCGCCGTGGGCACCGGAGAGTGGGTCGTGCAGCACACCGGCGACCGCCAGCCCTCCCCGCTGGCCGACATCGAGTCCCTGGCCCGCGTGTTGCTCCGCCTGACCATGCCCGCCGACGAGGCCCGCGCCGCGCGCCCCAACTTTGAGACCATCCCCTCCTTTGCCATCGGCATTTTGGAGCGCGCGATCAGCCCCGACCCCGCGCGCCGCCCTCAGAGCATTGACGAGCTTCTGGCGGGCCTGCGCTTTCGCAGCTCCGAGGGCCTCGACGCGCCGGCCTTCACCCCCCTGGAGAACGACGCGCCGGTCAGCATCATCGGCGGTGTGGTACGCGGCCTCGACCACTTTGAACATCCGCGCCAGGGACCGGGCCTGCGCTTCACATTGGACCACGGCGAATCCGGCTCGGTCGGCGTGTTCTTCTACGCTCGCCATCACTCCGAGGTCTACACCAGCGCCCGCAACCTCTGGGAGGGCGCGCGCCTCAACCTCATCGACGCCGCCCCGGTGGCCGACTCCCGCGGCCGCCGCTTTCTGACCGCCGGTCCCGACACCCTGCCGGTCGTGGAGCCCCAGTGGCCGGTCTCGGTCAG is a window from the Lujinxingia litoralis genome containing:
- a CDS encoding universal stress protein; the encoded protein is MTTILFGSDLSEHAIPAARWAARLARLHQQDGRPVRLMGVHAISPEELSLLRVASGNADKDAPAQLQDEFRQWLEPIDTQGIEVEVNIQIGSPSGALVHAAQLYQADWLVVGVSGRGQLSRLILGSTAERLAHRPPCALALVHPDGFAWEGDVRALAPTDFSASATGAVELAADMVRRQGGALTLLNVVELPRSTPSLVEPAAYPAALVAHLEETQSSAQAQLDRLAEELDLGTQLTTEVRPGYPSHEVLAAAEEHTANLLFLGCTGRSRVAEWFLGGVARGVVRHAPTTIVLYPAVEAED